In Thiovibrio frasassiensis, one DNA window encodes the following:
- a CDS encoding flagellar hook-basal body complex protein, whose protein sequence is MELLASFYNGLSGVNAMGQKLNVTANNVANVNTNAFKSGQTLFADVFETTLGSLSFGHGVQLGQLGTSFTSGMLETTGKATDMAISGPGFFMVRRDDATTPDTYTRSGNFKLVDHLGTEPNAYNLVTPTGQFVQGYNLSASTGSPTTVSDILVKSIAPQSATSAVQLVLNLQNNPALVEPAASPVSLFDSWNGTNTAQPIATSNYDYKTSLKIYGPGDESAGFSTPSDTYDLTVYFDATANPNEQEFLVTCNPALDQRLSTSGTSYTNTQGAGALLYGVLSFSNNGALNNIQCWNVPPDGNVDPTTPANLLTLARGESYYSFDFNFTGTPANNSSTLSFGNTPKPQSVVSPAAAFSSATTSSLVSATSPWSTVSDALGNTVQVGDTITLQGTTGDGTAAAYSYTVDATETVADFLTGLENQFACTASIVNGQLTLTDTEVGASQLAISSLTHTNAGGATPLTDPTIAQIFGDQSASFTASLGDLYQTSGLTTTNYASSSSMLYQSQNGYGKGRLQDISVDSQGFVTGQYSNGQNITQAQLVLANFMNLQGLRNMGDNNFVATDEAGIAMIGTAGDSSFGTASNYTLESSNVDLGREMVDVITTQRAFQANAKSLSTADDMYEKLIQMIR, encoded by the coding sequence ATGGAATTACTGGCATCTTTCTACAACGGACTCAGCGGCGTCAACGCCATGGGCCAAAAGCTCAACGTTACGGCCAACAATGTCGCCAATGTCAACACCAATGCCTTTAAATCAGGACAAACCCTGTTCGCGGATGTCTTTGAAACCACCCTTGGCTCCCTCTCTTTTGGCCATGGCGTCCAGCTCGGCCAACTCGGCACCTCCTTTACCTCCGGCATGCTCGAAACCACCGGTAAGGCAACGGACATGGCCATCAGCGGCCCCGGCTTCTTCATGGTGCGCAGGGATGATGCCACAACGCCGGACACCTACACCCGTTCGGGCAATTTCAAGCTGGTGGATCATCTGGGTACAGAGCCCAACGCCTACAATCTGGTCACGCCAACCGGGCAATTTGTGCAGGGCTACAACCTGAGCGCCAGCACCGGCTCACCCACCACGGTCAGCGATATCCTGGTCAAGAGTATTGCACCCCAATCGGCAACCAGCGCGGTACAGCTTGTGCTGAATCTGCAGAACAATCCGGCGCTGGTTGAACCCGCCGCCAGTCCGGTCAGCCTCTTTGACAGCTGGAACGGCACCAACACCGCCCAGCCCATTGCCACCTCCAATTACGATTATAAAACATCACTGAAGATTTACGGCCCCGGCGATGAGAGTGCAGGATTCAGCACCCCCTCGGACACTTACGATCTGACCGTCTATTTCGACGCAACCGCGAATCCCAACGAACAGGAATTTCTTGTTACCTGCAACCCCGCGCTGGATCAGCGGCTGAGCACGAGCGGCACCAGCTACACCAACACACAGGGCGCCGGGGCTCTGCTCTATGGCGTCCTCTCCTTTTCCAACAACGGCGCTCTGAACAACATCCAGTGCTGGAACGTGCCGCCCGACGGCAATGTCGATCCGACCACCCCAGCCAATCTGCTCACCCTTGCCAGGGGCGAATCCTATTACAGCTTCGACTTCAACTTTACCGGCACACCGGCCAACAACTCTTCCACCCTGAGCTTCGGCAATACCCCGAAGCCACAGAGTGTGGTCAGTCCCGCCGCAGCCTTCAGCTCCGCCACGACCTCGTCTCTTGTCAGCGCAACCTCGCCCTGGAGCACTGTTTCCGATGCTCTGGGCAACACCGTGCAGGTCGGCGACACCATCACCCTCCAAGGCACTACCGGAGACGGAACCGCCGCCGCATACTCATACACGGTGGATGCCACCGAGACGGTGGCGGATTTCCTGACCGGGTTGGAGAACCAGTTTGCCTGTACGGCGAGCATCGTCAACGGCCAGCTCACCCTCACCGACACCGAGGTGGGAGCGAGCCAGCTGGCGATCTCCTCGCTTACCCACACCAACGCCGGCGGAGCCACCCCGCTCACCGATCCGACTATTGCCCAGATCTTCGGCGATCAGAGTGCATCCTTCACCGCCAGTCTCGGGGACCTGTATCAAACCTCGGGCCTTACCACCACCAACTATGCGAGTTCTTCCTCAATGCTCTATCAAAGCCAAAACGGCTACGGCAAGGGCAGATTGCAGGATATCAGCGTGGACAGTCAGGGTTTTGTCACCGGGCAATACTCCAACGGGCAGAACATCACCCAGGCCCAGCTGGTGTTGGCCAACTTCATGAACCTGCAAGGGCTGCGAAATATGGGCGACAACAACTTCGTCGCAACAGATGAGGCGGGCATTGCCATGATCGGGACAGCCGGCGATTCTTCCTTCGGCACCGCCAGCAACTATACCCTGGAATCCTCCAACGTCGATCTCGGTCGGGAAATGGTGGATGTCATCACCACCCAGCGTGCCTTCCAGGCCAACGCAAAAAGCCTTTCCACCGCCGACGATATGTACGAAAAACTGATCCAAATGATCAGATAA
- a CDS encoding ATP-binding protein yields MPKIIALAGKGGVGKTTISALLIKYLTERGMTPILAVDADANANLNELLGLQVNTTIGQIRKELKGDMPPNMTRDQYMEMKVHQSLVEASGFDLMAMGQPDGPGCYCAANQHLAMTMDHLADNYQYIVVDNEAGMEHLSRMNLRDIDYLIVVSDPSARGIMTAKRIAELTGPLGVKIKKKCLIVNRVPEPASAELLAKIKETVESTDLPLGGLLPASNELVAQEIAGKSYLKLEAEVPVLQKAFAIFDTFLE; encoded by the coding sequence ATGCCAAAAATCATTGCCCTCGCAGGCAAGGGCGGGGTCGGCAAAACCACCATTTCCGCCCTGCTCATCAAATACCTGACCGAAAGGGGCATGACCCCCATCCTCGCCGTGGACGCCGATGCCAACGCCAACCTCAATGAACTCCTGGGGTTACAGGTCAACACCACCATCGGCCAGATCCGCAAGGAACTCAAGGGCGACATGCCGCCGAACATGACCCGGGACCAGTACATGGAGATGAAGGTGCACCAGTCCCTGGTGGAAGCCAGCGGCTTCGACCTCATGGCCATGGGCCAGCCCGACGGCCCCGGCTGCTACTGCGCGGCCAACCAGCATCTGGCCATGACCATGGATCATCTGGCCGACAACTACCAATACATCGTGGTGGACAACGAAGCCGGCATGGAGCACTTAAGCCGCATGAACCTGCGGGATATCGACTATCTTATCGTGGTTTCAGATCCCTCGGCCCGAGGGATCATGACCGCCAAACGGATTGCCGAACTCACCGGCCCGCTGGGCGTCAAGATCAAGAAAAAATGCCTCATCGTCAACCGGGTGCCGGAACCGGCCAGTGCGGAATTGCTGGCCAAAATCAAGGAGACGGTGGAATCCACCGACCTGCCCCTGGGCGGCCTTTTGCCCGCGAGCAACGAACTGGTGGCCCAGGAGATCGCCGGCAAATCCTACCTGAAGCTTGAGGCTGAGGTTCCCGTACTACAAAAGGCCTTTGCCATCTTCGACACGTTTCTGGAATAG
- the ileS gene encoding isoleucine--tRNA ligase — protein MDYRATLNLPQTDFKMKANLSQREPEFLKGWEEANLYARVQEQTADRPLYVLHDGPPYANGNIHMGHALNKILKDIILRAKRMAGFRCPYVPGWDCHGLPIELNVDKELGPKKREIGKLAFRGACRNYAGKWIKKQKEGFKRLAVLGDWDSPYLTIDFKYEASIAREFNRFLLSGAVTRSKKPVHWCSSCRTALAEAEVEYYDHTSPSIYVKFPVAEDLGAVIPALANEKVSAVIWTTTPWTLPANLAVAFHPDYPYVGVRVGDEVLILAEGLAEQALGAWGISDYEIIATFSAKLLEGKKCRHPFLERESLMVLAHYVTLDTGTGCVHTAPGHGREDYMTGINYNLPVLSPVGNDGRFTEEAGPYAGLFIFEANPQITADMAAQGSLIQETKISHSYPHCWRCKKPVIFRATEQWFISMEANDLRDKALAAIKDVKWIPQWGMERILGMVENRPDWCLSRQRAWGVPLTVVYCGECGEVLNDETIMDRITALFEKEGADAWFSHELADFIGTDAKCKKCGSTDFIKEEDILDVWFDSGVSYAAVLEARPELAAPADLYLEGSDQHRGWFQSALLASIGTRGIPPYKAVLTHGFVVDGQGKKMSKSIGNVIAPEEIIKKYGAEILRLWVASEDYRDDIKISDTILQQLADAYRKIRNTVRFILGNLYDFDPATDLVPDSEMDELDRWALYQFELLKMKVLKGYDGFEFHPVFHGLTNFCTVSMSALYLDVLKDRLYTLPANSRERRAAQSALYEIADGLTRLMAPVLTFMSAELWEFLPGRAQREDNVCVALFPALKPERVADKALAEKWDKVLRVRGELTKALEIARRDKVIGHSLEAEVVVAASGELGEFLAANWETLQSVAIVSRMELMGVLPEPGFVSSELPELSVLVRSARGEKCERCWLRSEALGSDVEHPSLCPRCTSVVVAI, from the coding sequence ATGGATTATCGGGCGACACTGAACCTGCCTCAAACCGATTTCAAGATGAAGGCCAACCTCTCCCAACGGGAGCCGGAGTTTCTCAAGGGTTGGGAAGAAGCCAATCTCTACGCCAGGGTGCAGGAACAGACCGCGGACAGGCCCCTCTACGTATTGCACGACGGCCCTCCCTATGCCAACGGCAATATCCACATGGGTCACGCCTTAAACAAGATCTTGAAGGATATCATTCTCAGGGCCAAGCGCATGGCAGGCTTTCGCTGCCCCTACGTGCCGGGTTGGGATTGCCACGGTCTGCCCATCGAGCTCAACGTGGATAAGGAGCTCGGTCCCAAGAAGCGCGAGATCGGCAAGCTCGCCTTCCGGGGCGCCTGCCGGAACTATGCCGGAAAATGGATCAAGAAGCAGAAGGAGGGGTTCAAGCGCCTCGCGGTGCTGGGCGATTGGGACTCCCCCTATCTGACCATCGATTTCAAGTACGAGGCGTCCATTGCCCGCGAGTTCAACCGCTTTCTCCTCTCCGGCGCGGTGACCCGCAGCAAGAAGCCGGTGCATTGGTGTTCTTCCTGCCGGACCGCCCTGGCCGAGGCCGAGGTGGAGTATTACGACCACACCTCGCCCTCCATCTATGTGAAGTTTCCGGTGGCCGAAGATCTCGGCGCGGTTATTCCCGCTCTGGCCAATGAGAAGGTCTCGGCCGTGATCTGGACCACCACCCCCTGGACCCTGCCGGCCAACCTGGCTGTGGCCTTTCATCCGGATTACCCCTATGTCGGGGTGCGGGTGGGCGACGAGGTGCTGATCCTGGCCGAGGGCTTGGCGGAACAGGCCTTGGGAGCTTGGGGTATCAGCGATTATGAGATTATTGCCACCTTTTCCGCCAAGTTGCTGGAAGGCAAGAAATGCCGCCATCCCTTTCTGGAGCGCGAGTCGCTCATGGTCCTGGCCCATTACGTGACCCTGGACACCGGCACCGGCTGCGTGCATACCGCTCCGGGCCACGGCCGGGAAGATTACATGACCGGGATCAACTACAACCTGCCCGTCCTCTCGCCGGTGGGCAACGACGGCCGTTTCACCGAGGAGGCCGGGCCCTATGCCGGGCTCTTTATTTTCGAGGCCAACCCGCAGATCACCGCGGATATGGCGGCGCAGGGCTCGCTCATCCAGGAGACCAAGATCTCCCACAGCTATCCCCATTGCTGGCGCTGCAAGAAGCCGGTGATCTTTAGGGCCACCGAGCAGTGGTTCATCTCCATGGAGGCAAACGACCTGCGCGATAAGGCCTTGGCCGCGATCAAGGACGTGAAGTGGATCCCCCAATGGGGCATGGAGCGCATCCTCGGCATGGTGGAAAATCGGCCGGACTGGTGCTTATCGCGCCAGCGCGCCTGGGGCGTGCCCCTCACCGTGGTCTATTGCGGCGAGTGCGGCGAGGTGCTCAACGACGAGACCATCATGGACCGGATCACCGCTCTCTTTGAAAAAGAAGGGGCCGACGCCTGGTTCAGCCATGAACTGGCCGATTTCATCGGAACTGACGCCAAGTGCAAAAAATGCGGCTCCACCGACTTTATCAAGGAAGAAGACATCCTCGATGTCTGGTTCGATTCGGGGGTGAGTTATGCCGCTGTTTTGGAGGCACGGCCCGAGCTCGCGGCCCCGGCCGATCTCTATCTGGAAGGCAGCGACCAGCATCGCGGCTGGTTCCAAAGCGCGCTTCTGGCCTCAATAGGCACCCGGGGGATTCCCCCGTACAAGGCCGTGCTCACCCATGGCTTTGTCGTGGATGGCCAGGGCAAGAAGATGTCCAAGTCCATCGGCAACGTCATCGCCCCGGAGGAGATCATCAAGAAATATGGGGCCGAGATCTTGCGCCTCTGGGTGGCCTCCGAGGATTACCGCGACGATATCAAGATCTCCGACACCATTCTCCAGCAGCTGGCCGATGCCTACCGCAAGATCCGCAATACGGTGCGTTTCATCCTCGGCAATCTCTACGATTTTGATCCGGCCACGGACCTGGTGCCCGACAGCGAGATGGACGAGTTGGACCGCTGGGCCCTCTATCAGTTTGAGCTCTTGAAGATGAAGGTGCTCAAGGGCTACGATGGCTTTGAGTTCCATCCCGTCTTCCACGGCTTGACCAATTTCTGCACGGTGAGCATGTCCGCCCTCTATCTCGATGTGCTCAAGGACCGGCTCTACACCCTGCCCGCCAATTCCCGCGAACGGCGGGCCGCTCAGTCCGCTCTCTACGAGATCGCCGATGGCTTGACCCGGCTCATGGCCCCGGTTCTCACCTTCATGTCCGCCGAGCTCTGGGAATTTCTCCCCGGGAGAGCCCAGCGGGAGGACAATGTCTGTGTCGCTCTCTTCCCGGCATTGAAGCCGGAACGGGTTGCGGACAAAGCGCTGGCCGAGAAGTGGGATAAGGTCTTGCGGGTGCGGGGCGAATTGACCAAGGCGTTGGAGATTGCCCGGCGCGACAAGGTTATCGGCCACTCCCTGGAAGCGGAGGTGGTGGTGGCCGCATCCGGCGAGCTGGGTGAATTCCTGGCAGCCAACTGGGAAACCCTGCAGAGCGTGGCCATTGTTTCCCGCATGGAGCTGATGGGGGTTCTGCCGGAGCCTGGTTTTGTCAGCAGCGAACTGCCTGAGCTTTCCGTGTTGGTCCGCTCCGCCAGGGGAGAAAAATGCGAGCGTTGCTGGCTGCGTTCCGAGGCCTTGGGCAGCGATGTTGAGCATCCCAGCCTCTGCCCCCGCTGTACCAGTGTGGTGGTGGCCATTTGA